One Panicum virgatum strain AP13 chromosome 3N, P.virgatum_v5, whole genome shotgun sequence DNA segment encodes these proteins:
- the LOC120666533 gene encoding uncharacterized protein LOC120666533 isoform X1: MNPLVKMGPWGNGYQTGNKDIYELEIAPLRLESITVHHSSVIEALGFSYRDRENRPHTAGPWGKVTPGHDTTVEAGERATDTAFQLQAVAVPPANRCPPDLRRSFPRIRSSLLFPRAAVAGLLLLQQHWASGAPLLQHRVVAGSRSSCSTPPRHAPPGRRRLVGH; the protein is encoded by the exons ATG AACCCATTGGTAAAGATGGGGCCATGGGGCAACGGATACCAGACAGGTAACAAAGATATCTATGAGCTCGAGATAGCGCCGCTGCGCCTGGAGAGCATCACCGTGCACCATAGCAGCGTGATCGAAGCTCTTGGCTTCTCCTACCGCGACCGCGAGAATCGTCCCCATACTGCAGGCCCATGGGGGAAGGTGACCCCTGGGCATGATACTACG GTGGAGGCGGGGGAGAGGGCAACTGATACCGCATTCCAGCTACAG GCCGTCGCTGTTCCTCCCGCGAACCGCTGCCCCCCGGACCTCCGTCGCTCCTTCCCCCGCATAAGGTCGTCGCTGCTCTTCCCgcgagccgccgtcgccggactgctgctcctccagcagcacTGGGCGTCCGGGGCGCCGCTCCTCCAGCACCGGGTCGTCGCCGGATCTCGCTCCTCCTGCAGTACTCCTCCACGCCACGCTCctcctgggcgccgccgcctcgtcggccACTGA
- the LOC120666533 gene encoding uncharacterized protein LOC120666533 isoform X2: MGPWGNGYQTGNKDIYELEIAPLRLESITVHHSSVIEALGFSYRDRENRPHTAGPWGKVTPGHDTTVEAGERATDTAFQLQAVAVPPANRCPPDLRRSFPRIRSSLLFPRAAVAGLLLLQQHWASGAPLLQHRVVAGSRSSCSTPPRHAPPGRRRLVGH; the protein is encoded by the exons ATGGGGCCATGGGGCAACGGATACCAGACAGGTAACAAAGATATCTATGAGCTCGAGATAGCGCCGCTGCGCCTGGAGAGCATCACCGTGCACCATAGCAGCGTGATCGAAGCTCTTGGCTTCTCCTACCGCGACCGCGAGAATCGTCCCCATACTGCAGGCCCATGGGGGAAGGTGACCCCTGGGCATGATACTACG GTGGAGGCGGGGGAGAGGGCAACTGATACCGCATTCCAGCTACAG GCCGTCGCTGTTCCTCCCGCGAACCGCTGCCCCCCGGACCTCCGTCGCTCCTTCCCCCGCATAAGGTCGTCGCTGCTCTTCCCgcgagccgccgtcgccggactgctgctcctccagcagcacTGGGCGTCCGGGGCGCCGCTCCTCCAGCACCGGGTCGTCGCCGGATCTCGCTCCTCCTGCAGTACTCCTCCACGCCACGCTCctcctgggcgccgccgcctcgtcggccACTGA
- the LOC120666533 gene encoding protein GOS9-like isoform X3 encodes MNPLVKMGPWGNGYQTGNKDIYELEIAPLRLESITVHHSSVIEALGFSYRDRENRPHTAGPWGKVTPGHDTTIMLGPLEFVTEVHGMYGPYYSTFCMADLTFVTNLRTYGPFGDYGHTPGGWNSFSVPVNKSKGTIVGFFVRAPHHVSELGVYVRPF; translated from the exons ATG AACCCATTGGTAAAGATGGGGCCATGGGGCAACGGATACCAGACAGGTAACAAAGATATCTATGAGCTCGAGATAGCGCCGCTGCGCCTGGAGAGCATCACCGTGCACCATAGCAGCGTGATCGAAGCTCTTGGCTTCTCCTACCGCGACCGCGAGAATCGTCCCCATACTGCAGGCCCATGGGGGAAGGTGACCCCTGGGCATGATACTACG ATAATGCTTGGCCCCTTGGAGTTTGTCACGGAAGTTCACGGGATGTACGGACCGTACTACAGTACCTTCTGCATGGCGGACCTGACATTCGTCACCAACCTCCGGACCTACGGGCCTTTTGGAGATTACGGCCATACACCCGGCGGGTGGAACAGCTTCAGCGTCCCCGTTAACAAGAGCAAAGGCACCATCGTCGGCTTCTTCGTTCGCGCCCCACACCACGTCAGTGAACTCGGTGTTTACGTCAGGCCATTCTGA